DNA from Evansella sp. LMS18:
TAATGAACAGGCAGACAACTTCTTTGAAGCGTTTATCCAGGCAGATGTTCTGCAGGCAATGGTAATCGCCCTCATCGTAACTGTATTTTTATCCTTAGTGTTCTTTCTGTTCCAAAAAGGATTTACATTATCAGGCATGATCGAGAGTTTTATTATTGGCGGGAATGAACTCATGTCGGTCATTGTACTGCTGTCAGTTGTCTGGGGACTCTCTTCGGTCACAGATGATTTAGGGTTCTCTGCCTTTGTTACAGCCCACACGGACTGGATACCTGCCCCGTTCATCACTCCGCTGTTGTTCGTTTTTGGAGCGGCGATTTCCTATTTTATCGGTTCGGCGTGGGGGACGTGGGGGATTTTGATGCCTTTAGGTATATCCTTGAGTGCGGTAACAGACGTGTCCCTTCCTGTTATTATAGGTGCGGTTTTTGCCAGCGGTTCTTTCGGTGCCTTTGCCTCCCCGCTCAGCGATGACACGAATACGATTGCAAAAATACTGGGAATACCGGTAATGGACTATGTGAGGTTTAAATTGAAACCAGCTCTGATTGCAGCGATTATTACTACAGCTGCTTACACAGGAGTGTCGTTTTTATTTTAGCGTCAGCATTAAAAAGAAGGCTGGTGATGCCGTCAGGACAATCACCAAGCCTTCTCTTTTTTAAGCGGCATTTTCTTTTTTCGTATATGTCAGCCTTGATACAAGGATGCCGACAACTCCGAGAATGATAAACAAAAGTGAGCGGATAAACAAAGAAGCTTCCGGAAGATCCACAACAATTACTTTCGCAAGGACTACGAAAATAAATATAACCCCTGCCGTCCGAAAAGCTTTATTTTTCCAAAAGAAACCGAGACAAGTCACAGCAATGGCGAAGACCATCCAGACAAAGGAGATAGCTGCCTGCTGAATGTGTGACTGCCAGGCAAGAGCTGTCCCGATTTCAACTGTCTGATACGTTGCATATATCAGTAATGTGCTGACAAAAACGATTGCATTTGCTTTGTATACTTGTTTTTTCTCCGGCTCGTATGTTCGTGCCAGCTGATAAAGCAGAAGGGTCAGAAGGAGATAAACAAGCCAAGTCACCTGCTGTATGCCGCTCGTCGCCAATGTGTCGTTAACAAGAATAAGGGCAAGCACAAAATACATAATAAAGCCGGCAATGATTCGCAAATCGCTTTTAAACCTGTAGCCGACAAATATAACAGAAGCCGCCTGGATGAGCAGTACTGATAATGTGAGTCCTTGATCGCCGGAATAATGGAGCACTGCGAAAGCACCGGCCAGCATCGCCAGGGAGTACATAGTAACAAAACTTTCGGCATCCTTTTTGGAAAACTCATAAACTGCCAATCCTGCTAGTAAAACCGGCAGAATCCACAGCAGGTGCTCCGCCCATCCATAATTTACACTGCCTCTCACTCCATGAATCCAGCCTGTCATGATCAGTATATTGACGTATAATAAAGCGGATAACGGAAGAAATCGTTGTTTTTCCAGCAAAAATACAGCTAGGAATATACCGAACTGGAGCAGCACAGGATAAATTAAAGCTGCAGCTTCCCCGGCAATTACACTGTAGGCAAGATAGGTTAAATGAAACAGTGCGAAGGCGCTGTAAAACAGCTTGCTGTATTTTTTATAATAGGCGTATGCCAGCAAAGCAATGTACAGGGTAAACTCGTAAGCCCCAAATATAAGTAAACTTCCCTGCTCACTGGCAGTCAGAAACGGGACGAGATAACCAGCCAGACCGACAAAAACAAGCAATAGTTCCGATTGCCAGCGATGGGCAAAGTAAAAACCAAGGAGCACCCAGCCTGTATTCATCATAAAGGCTGCAGGTGGCGGGATCATTCCGTATAGAACATTCATCGAGAACGTGGTCAGTATGAGTAGTCCCACGGCACTTCCAAGCAGGACAAGCCCAAGCTTTTCCCTCTCTCTTTTAACCTGCATGCTGCCGTAAAAGATCAGCAGACCGCTGGCACTGAAGCCTGCTATAACTCGTACAGGTTCGGTAATATATCCCTCGTCAACGCCCATCCTGTACAGCCAGACGACACCGATTAGCAGTATAAATGCAAATACTCTTGGCAGCCATACCTGCCCAATCAGTTTTTCGAAATCGGGGCGTTTCACATATGGTTTGTTTCCGTCCTCTTCTTCCATGTCGTTAATTAAAGGCGGCTTTTCAGCTGCATATTTAAATGCCACCTTGCCAGAAGAGCTCTCTTGTTTTTCCTTTTCCTGAAACTTTAAATCTTTTAACTCTTTCACTTCCTGTTCCAGCATTGCAACTCGTTTTTCCAGCTGTTTATATGCCTCTTCGTTCAAACCTCTCCCCCCTGTTCCTTCACCAGAGATTTAACAATTTCATATTCTTGTTTTATCAATTCTCTTCGAAAAAGAAAATGTCCTTTATTGTTCAAAGTAAGTTACATTATTTTACATGAGGTTTTCACAAAGAAGCGATTTTTAATGCAATCTGGGCAAGGCGGCTCCGAAACAAGAGAGACCCCTGTCATTCCAGCCTTTTCTATTTGTTCTTATGGCCAGTTTCCACTGGGGCATCTTTGTATGTAATCCAGTCGCTCCAGCTGCCGGCATAAAGCTTAGGTTTTATTCCTGCTTCCTCCATGGCCAGAACGTTAGCACAGGCAGTGACACCTGAACCGCAATAAACAATTACATCATTTTTGTCAGTATTATACTTGCTAAGTTCTTTCGCCTGTTCTTCGGCAGGTTTCCACTTCCCGTTTTCATTGAGCCGGTTCTGCCAGTCTTCATTCACAGCTCCAGGGATATGGCCTGCCACAGGATCGATAGGTTCTGTTTCTCCTGTGAATCTCTGTTCCGCTCTGGAGTCAATGAGCAGGACATCATTACGGTGAAGAGAATCCTTCACATCCTCCGCAGAAGCAAGCATCCCGCTGTTAAGTTCAGGGATGTACTGAGTAATCTCCGGCTCTGGAATTTCTGGTGTAACTGGGTAACCCTTTTCCCTCCATGCAGAAAAGCCTTCTTCCAGGATAGCTGCGTTGTTATGGCCGGTATATTTGAGCATCCACCAAAGCCTGGAAGCCATGGCCCCGCCCTGGTCGTCATAAATAATAACTTGCTTCGTATGGTCTATCCCTTTTTTGCTGAATAATGCAGCCATCTGTTCCGTTTCTGGCAGGGGATGTCTTCCCCCATGTGTGCTTATTGGCGCGGAAAGCTCTTTCTCCAGATCAAAATAGACTGCCCCGGGAATATGGCCCTCCTTATACTTATTGTAGCCTTTCTCCGGCTCTCCAAGTTGAAAGCGGCAGTCAGCAATAACAATATCAGGGTCCCCTAAATTTTCCTTTAGCCAGCGTAATGATTTAACATTGCTCATCACAATTCCTCCTCCAAATTCATCAGTCATTTTTATGCAATTTCCATGACAGTTACGGGGTCTGGCCCCGCACGGTTTTGTGAACTTTTTTGCCCGGACTCTTCTTCCAGGCAGCCTACATGCTCGGCTGCGTTTAACTTAAATAAGCTGCAGAATCATATATACCGCTATCCCAAAGATGGTAGCCGCTGATATTTTATTAATCAGTTTTCGGAACTTATAATCTTTGTCTATTCTCCTGATAAAGCCCCCGGCAAACGCCAGAAGAAAGAAATACAGCCAGGAGACTATAATCGCAGCTAAAGTGAACATCCACAGAGCATCTCCGTGATACAGAAGGGAGTTCGTACCGATGACTCCGAAAGTATCAAGAAATGCATGGGGGTTCAACAGGGAAACAGACAGAGCGAATACAACCTGCTTTTTCGCCGTTATCGGTCCGTTTCCTCCATCCCCCTGGGGCTCTTCCCTCCAGATGGCCCATGCTATGTAAATTAGAAAAACGATTCCTGCGATATAAATGACATTATGCAGCCATTCAAACTGTTCAACGAGATAAGCAGTACCAAGAACCGCCAGCAAAATTAATAAAGTATCACAAACAGCCGCTGTAATAACGGCTGGAAATGCTTTATAAACACTTGGCTGTGTTACTCCCTGGTTAAAAATAAACAGGTTTTGCACTCCGAGAGGCAGAATCAAACCTGCAGATAATAAGAAACCGTGAATAAATGCTTCCGTCATTTTCCGTTACCTTTCTATAATGTATTATTCCGGCTGTGCTCCCTTATTCCCTGGATAATCACAAAACTCAATTATCGTCCCTTCCGTATCCGCAGGGTTCAGATAAATCAGCCTTCTGCCATGTTTGTTTGTCCGCAGCGTTTCAGGCATCACCCGAATGCCTTGCTGCTCCAGCTCCTCCAGAGCCTCCTCCAGATCATCCACCCGGTATGCCATATGGTGAACTCCCTTCCCTTTTTGCTTAATAAACCTGGCAATCGGAGAAGTGGAATTATTCGTAGGCGCCAGCAGTTCCGTCCTCGCCCCTTTAATATCCATCACGGCGATTTCACTTTCCACGCCAGGAGCTTCACTTACATATCTGTCAATAAGGACAGCACCAAGAACGCCTTCATAAAATGTAATGCTTCTTTCCATAT
Protein-coding regions in this window:
- a CDS encoding DUF2339 domain-containing protein — translated: MNEEAYKQLEKRVAMLEQEVKELKDLKFQEKEKQESSSGKVAFKYAAEKPPLINDMEEEDGNKPYVKRPDFEKLIGQVWLPRVFAFILLIGVVWLYRMGVDEGYITEPVRVIAGFSASGLLIFYGSMQVKREREKLGLVLLGSAVGLLILTTFSMNVLYGMIPPPAAFMMNTGWVLLGFYFAHRWQSELLLVFVGLAGYLVPFLTASEQGSLLIFGAYEFTLYIALLAYAYYKKYSKLFYSAFALFHLTYLAYSVIAGEAAALIYPVLLQFGIFLAVFLLEKQRFLPLSALLYVNILIMTGWIHGVRGSVNYGWAEHLLWILPVLLAGLAVYEFSKKDAESFVTMYSLAMLAGAFAVLHYSGDQGLTLSVLLIQAASVIFVGYRFKSDLRIIAGFIMYFVLALILVNDTLATSGIQQVTWLVYLLLTLLLYQLARTYEPEKKQVYKANAIVFVSTLLIYATYQTVEIGTALAWQSHIQQAAISFVWMVFAIAVTCLGFFWKNKAFRTAGVIFIFVVLAKVIVVDLPEASLFIRSLLFIILGVVGILVSRLTYTKKENAA
- a CDS encoding sulfurtransferase; the encoded protein is MSNVKSLRWLKENLGDPDIVIADCRFQLGEPEKGYNKYKEGHIPGAVYFDLEKELSAPISTHGGRHPLPETEQMAALFSKKGIDHTKQVIIYDDQGGAMASRLWWMLKYTGHNNAAILEEGFSAWREKGYPVTPEIPEPEITQYIPELNSGMLASAEDVKDSLHRNDVLLIDSRAEQRFTGETEPIDPVAGHIPGAVNEDWQNRLNENGKWKPAEEQAKELSKYNTDKNDVIVYCGSGVTACANVLAMEEAGIKPKLYAGSWSDWITYKDAPVETGHKNK
- a CDS encoding LysE/ArgO family amino acid transporter → MTEAFIHGFLLSAGLILPLGVQNLFIFNQGVTQPSVYKAFPAVITAAVCDTLLILLAVLGTAYLVEQFEWLHNVIYIAGIVFLIYIAWAIWREEPQGDGGNGPITAKKQVVFALSVSLLNPHAFLDTFGVIGTNSLLYHGDALWMFTLAAIIVSWLYFFLLAFAGGFIRRIDKDYKFRKLINKISAATIFGIAVYMILQLI
- a CDS encoding VOC family protein, which gives rise to MKKELDHIGVAVRDMERSITFYEGVLGAVLIDRYVSEAPGVESEIAVMDIKGARTELLAPTNNSTSPIARFIKQKGKGVHHMAYRVDDLEEALEELEQQGIRVMPETLRTNKHGRRLIYLNPADTEGTIIEFCDYPGNKGAQPE